In Pseudomonas sp. MYb327, one DNA window encodes the following:
- a CDS encoding DUF6436 domain-containing protein codes for MRSPVRSTLFVSLLALICVAVLWAAYDWFQGRYLRAFSSHTAVFSGDPLRLPDNLAGPGAIRLVHFWDPACPCNVGNQQHLSELVEEYGPQGVEFYSVQKTGSHGQLPSTLSNLKTITVLPGSEQIPASPAVAIWDRSGKLAYFGPYSEGLTCNSSNSFIEPILQALNEGREVSATHTLAVGCYCAWPVDTLN; via the coding sequence ATGCGCTCGCCCGTCCGATCCACCCTGTTTGTCAGCCTGCTCGCCTTGATATGCGTCGCGGTGCTGTGGGCGGCTTACGACTGGTTTCAAGGGCGCTATCTGCGGGCATTCAGTTCACATACCGCCGTGTTCTCCGGCGACCCGCTGCGCCTGCCCGACAACCTCGCCGGCCCCGGCGCCATCCGCCTGGTGCATTTCTGGGACCCGGCCTGCCCGTGCAACGTCGGCAATCAACAACACCTCAGCGAACTGGTCGAGGAGTATGGGCCGCAGGGCGTCGAGTTCTACTCGGTGCAAAAAACTGGCAGCCACGGCCAGTTGCCAAGCACGTTAAGCAACCTGAAAACCATCACTGTCCTGCCCGGCTCCGAACAAATCCCCGCCAGCCCGGCCGTGGCGATCTGGGATCGCAGCGGCAAACTGGCCTACTTCGGACCGTACAGCGAAGGCCTCACCTGCAACTCGAGTAACAGTTTTATCGAACCGATACTGCAAGCGTTGAACGAAGGCCGTGAAGTGAGTGCCACGCACACACTGGCGGTGGGTTGTTACTGTGCCTGGCCGGTCGATACGCTGAACTGA
- a CDS encoding alpha/beta hydrolase, with amino-acid sequence MSATFDPDHLRASLRPLAQGQPLSAEAQAYQRFYGLDFSSRNVRSGLGRFQVDGYEVVSQVWWPERVKATLFVFHGFYDHTGLYRHVIEWALDQGFAVIACDLPGHGLSSGERASIKDFAEYQDTLQGLFTEALSLDLPQPWHLCGQSTGGAIVIDHVLNAGANSPAQGQVILLAPLVRPRAWGWSQLSYYLLRPFVKAIARRFSENSNDPDFLPFLQADPLQPLRLPTAWVGALARWIKRVEAAPVSTRRPLIVQGQADMTVDWEHNLEVLRGKFDRPQVLMLPEARHHLANEALVLRGEYFGFLTKRIKGRNL; translated from the coding sequence ATGTCTGCCACCTTCGACCCTGATCATCTGCGCGCCAGCCTGCGGCCATTGGCGCAGGGGCAACCGTTGTCAGCGGAGGCTCAGGCGTATCAGCGTTTTTATGGGTTGGATTTTTCGTCACGCAACGTGCGCAGTGGCCTGGGACGTTTTCAGGTCGACGGCTATGAGGTGGTCAGCCAGGTCTGGTGGCCAGAGCGGGTGAAAGCGACGCTGTTTGTGTTCCACGGTTTCTACGATCACACCGGGCTCTACCGGCATGTCATCGAGTGGGCGCTTGACCAGGGTTTTGCGGTTATTGCCTGCGACTTGCCGGGGCATGGTCTGTCCAGTGGCGAGCGGGCGAGCATCAAGGATTTCGCCGAGTATCAGGACACGCTGCAAGGCTTGTTCACGGAAGCCTTGTCTCTTGATCTGCCGCAACCGTGGCACTTGTGTGGGCAAAGCACGGGCGGGGCGATCGTGATCGATCATGTGCTCAATGCCGGGGCGAACAGTCCGGCCCAGGGCCAGGTGATTCTGTTGGCGCCGCTGGTGCGACCGCGGGCGTGGGGCTGGTCGCAATTGAGCTACTACCTGCTCCGGCCTTTCGTCAAAGCGATAGCCCGGCGCTTCAGCGAAAACTCCAATGACCCGGATTTTCTACCGTTCCTGCAGGCCGATCCGTTGCAGCCGCTGCGTTTGCCGACGGCTTGGGTAGGGGCGTTGGCGCGTTGGATCAAACGAGTCGAAGCCGCGCCGGTCAGCACCCGCCGACCGCTGATTGTTCAGGGGCAGGCCGACATGACGGTGGATTGGGAACATAACCTTGAGGTGTTACGCGGCAAGTTTGATCGGCCGCAGGTGTTGATGCTGCCTGAGGCGCGTCATCATCTGGCGAATGAAGCGCTGGTGCTGCGGGGTGAGTATTTCGGGTTTTTGACCAAGCGGATCAAGGGTAGGAATCTTTAG
- a CDS encoding DUF2059 domain-containing protein yields MRRLLFSLLMFCVLPAWADGHDQLYKVAGWPEQRAHFNDALAAAQQRYQGSLPPAVFQALVDNSNQRFDPKAVDQRAEAQLRKNLADPKPALAFFQSPLGKKIVAAELLATRRDQLSKNAKGLPKMASSDSRLLIIGHLAQALPAREAGAEVSLAIAGVAADSLSSMIPGLLGAGQAQGMLNGQRQRLMEQIGSDLNNTLLYVYRDLSDDELEEFATFAESAEGKAYYQAALAAIRAGLAVGQSTSNLSQ; encoded by the coding sequence ATGCGCCGTTTGCTTTTCTCTCTGCTGATGTTCTGCGTTTTGCCCGCCTGGGCAGACGGCCACGACCAGTTGTACAAGGTCGCCGGCTGGCCGGAACAACGCGCGCATTTCAACGACGCCCTCGCCGCCGCCCAGCAACGCTACCAGGGCAGCCTGCCACCGGCGGTGTTCCAGGCGCTGGTCGACAACAGCAATCAGCGCTTCGACCCCAAGGCTGTGGACCAGCGCGCCGAAGCACAACTGCGCAAGAACCTCGCCGATCCGAAACCGGCACTGGCGTTCTTCCAATCCCCGCTCGGCAAGAAAATCGTCGCCGCCGAATTGCTTGCGACCCGTCGTGATCAATTGTCGAAAAATGCCAAGGGCTTGCCGAAAATGGCGTCCAGTGACAGTCGACTGCTGATCATCGGCCATTTGGCCCAAGCCCTGCCCGCGCGGGAGGCCGGTGCTGAAGTCAGCCTGGCGATTGCCGGTGTCGCCGCTGACAGCCTGAGTTCGATGATCCCCGGCCTGCTCGGCGCAGGTCAGGCGCAAGGCATGTTGAACGGGCAGCGCCAGCGCTTGATGGAGCAGATCGGCAGCGACCTCAACAACACGCTGCTGTATGTCTATCGCGACCTGTCGGACGATGAGCTGGAAGAATTCGCCACGTTTGCCGAGTCGGCGGAGGGCAAGGCTTATTACCAGGCGGCGCTGGCGGCGATTCGGGCGGGGTTGGCGGTGGGGCAGAGTACTTCGAATCTCAGCCAGTGA
- a CDS encoding 2OG-Fe(II) oxygenase yields the protein MRAMQIPSDHPLLLRIVDDLAANGWSQQNIFLPLDLTRALAAECRKRAAEGELAPAAVGRGPSSEIREGIRGDHIQWIEPGQVEACDSYLGLMDSLREAMNRGLFLGLEDFESHFAMYPPGAFYLKHVDRFRDDDRRMVSAVVYLNDAWLPEHGGQLRMYLNEGAEYDVVPTGGCLVVFLSGEVPHEVLPATRERLSLTGWFRRRGNEPF from the coding sequence ATGCGCGCCATGCAAATACCTTCTGATCACCCGCTGCTGTTACGAATCGTCGACGACCTGGCTGCCAACGGCTGGTCACAGCAGAATATTTTCCTTCCTCTGGATCTGACCCGAGCGCTGGCGGCCGAGTGCCGTAAACGTGCTGCCGAAGGTGAACTGGCCCCGGCCGCCGTCGGGCGCGGGCCGTCTTCGGAGATTCGCGAGGGGATTCGCGGCGATCATATCCAGTGGATCGAACCTGGCCAGGTCGAGGCTTGCGACAGCTATCTGGGGTTGATGGACAGCCTGCGCGAGGCGATGAACCGTGGTCTGTTCCTGGGGCTGGAAGATTTCGAAAGCCATTTCGCGATGTATCCGCCCGGTGCGTTCTACCTCAAACACGTCGACCGGTTTCGCGATGATGATCGGCGCATGGTGTCCGCGGTGGTTTACCTCAATGATGCCTGGCTGCCCGAACACGGTGGTCAGTTGCGCATGTACCTGAATGAGGGCGCGGAATACGATGTGGTACCCACCGGCGGATGCCTGGTGGTGTTTCTCTCGGGTGAAGTCCCTCATGAAGTTTTACCCGCGACCCGCGAACGCCTGTCGTTGACCGGCTGGTTCCGGCGCCGGGGCAACGAGCCGTTCTGA
- a CDS encoding DUF523 domain-containing protein — MQKILVSRCLLGHRVRYDGGASGPFDQLQVWIDEGRVVPLCPEVAGGLPTPRAAAEIPGGQGGEVLDGQASVITTDGEDVSAQFLSGAYQALELVRQHGIRIAILKANSPSCGNLQTYDGTFSGVKVSGEGVTAALLKRHGVLVFSELELTEAAAALQI; from the coding sequence ATGCAGAAAATTCTGGTTAGCCGCTGCCTGCTCGGCCACCGCGTGCGTTACGACGGCGGGGCCAGCGGGCCGTTCGATCAGCTTCAGGTCTGGATTGATGAAGGCCGGGTGGTGCCGTTGTGCCCGGAAGTTGCCGGTGGCTTGCCGACACCAAGGGCGGCTGCGGAGATTCCCGGCGGGCAGGGCGGTGAAGTGCTCGATGGTCAGGCTTCGGTGATTACGACCGACGGCGAAGACGTCAGTGCGCAGTTTCTTTCAGGGGCTTACCAGGCGCTGGAACTGGTGCGACAGCATGGCATCCGCATCGCCATCCTCAAGGCCAACAGCCCGTCATGCGGTAATTTGCAGACCTATGACGGCACCTTCAGTGGTGTGAAAGTCAGCGGCGAAGGGGTGACAGCGGCGTTGCTCAAGCGCCATGGCGTGTTGGTGTTCAGTGAGCTGGAGTTGACTGAAGCCGCCGCCGCCCTACAGATCTGA
- a CDS encoding transporter substrate-binding domain-containing protein, whose translation MRFLPGLICLLPLLSPLAHAELIDDVNDRGELRIAIEANTPPFNFKKDDKLEGFEVELGQMLAQELDVRADFVVTDGSDLLTGVESGKYDIAINHIAETAALKERFDFSEPYIQTNSHLIAQKEEEPRSMLLVQSLSEEKPKAIAPENLAIPFQKGNPAFHASLENALQRIKADGRLGALAQKWFGADSGSQPKP comes from the coding sequence ATGCGTTTTCTGCCTGGCCTGATCTGTTTGCTACCCCTTCTGAGCCCGTTGGCTCATGCCGAACTGATTGACGACGTGAACGACCGCGGCGAATTGCGCATTGCCATTGAGGCTAATACACCGCCCTTCAACTTCAAGAAAGACGACAAACTTGAAGGCTTCGAAGTTGAATTGGGTCAAATGCTCGCCCAGGAACTGGATGTGCGGGCCGACTTTGTCGTCACTGACGGCAGCGATCTGTTGACCGGCGTCGAAAGCGGCAAGTACGACATCGCCATCAATCACATAGCAGAGACCGCGGCGCTCAAGGAACGTTTCGACTTCAGCGAGCCGTATATTCAAACCAATTCGCACTTGATCGCACAAAAAGAAGAAGAGCCACGCTCAATGCTGTTGGTGCAGTCTTTGTCAGAGGAGAAGCCGAAAGCCATCGCGCCCGAGAACCTGGCGATCCCGTTTCAGAAAGGCAACCCGGCGTTTCATGCCAGCCTGGAAAACGCGCTGCAGAGGATCAAGGCGGATGGTCGGTTGGGGGCGTTGGCGCAGAAGTGGTTTGGCGCGGACTCGGGCTCTCAACCGAAACCTTGA
- a CDS encoding DUF4399 domain-containing protein, whose protein sequence is MKTFMSRAAFAGLLMGVSVLASAATPAPKGAEVHIVSPADGATVPQTVVVKFAVKDIALAPAGDVTKNTGHHHLLIDVDELPAAGQPIPNDANHLHFGKAQTQAEVKLTPGKHTLQLELGDSGHMPFDPPIVSEKITVNVK, encoded by the coding sequence ATGAAAACCTTTATGTCACGTGCTGCTTTTGCTGGCCTGCTGATGGGCGTTTCGGTACTGGCCAGTGCGGCTACACCGGCCCCGAAAGGTGCAGAAGTGCACATCGTTTCTCCCGCGGACGGTGCGACGGTCCCACAAACAGTCGTGGTCAAGTTCGCTGTCAAGGACATTGCGCTGGCGCCAGCGGGTGATGTCACCAAGAACACCGGCCACCATCACTTGCTGATCGACGTCGACGAACTGCCGGCGGCCGGCCAGCCGATTCCGAACGATGCCAACCATTTGCACTTCGGCAAGGCGCAGACCCAGGCTGAAGTAAAGCTCACCCCGGGCAAGCACACCCTTCAGCTCGAACTGGGCGATAGCGGCCACATGCCGTTCGATCCGCCGATCGTCTCCGAGAAAATCACCGTCAATGTGAAATAA
- the serA gene encoding phosphoglycerate dehydrogenase, whose amino-acid sequence MSKTSLDKSKIKFLLLEGVHQSAVDVLKAAGYTSIEYLTGSLPEAQLKEKIADAHFIGIRSRTQLTEEIFDHAKKLVAVGCFCIGTNQVDLGAARERGIAVFNAPYSNTRSVAELVLAEAILLLRGIPEKNASCHRGGWIKSAANSFEIRGKKLGIVGYGSIGTQLSVLAEGLGMQVYFYDTVTKLPLGNATQVGNLHELLGMSDIVTLHVPETAATQWMIGEKEIRAIKKGGILINAARGTVVELDHLAAAIKDKHLIGAAIDVFPVEPRSNDEEFESPLRGLDNVILTPHIGGSTAEAQANIGLEVAEKLVKYSDNGTSVSSVNFPEVALPAHPGKHRLLHIHENIPGVMSEINKVFAENGINISGQFLQTNEKVGYVVIDVDAEYSELAQEKLQHVNGTIRSRVLF is encoded by the coding sequence ATGAGCAAGACTTCTCTCGATAAGAGCAAGATCAAGTTCCTTCTTCTCGAAGGCGTCCACCAATCGGCTGTCGACGTCCTCAAGGCGGCGGGCTACACCAGCATCGAGTACCTCACTGGTTCTCTGCCGGAAGCCCAGCTCAAGGAAAAGATCGCTGATGCTCACTTCATCGGCATTCGCTCGCGCACTCAACTGACCGAAGAGATCTTCGATCACGCGAAGAAACTGGTCGCTGTCGGGTGTTTCTGCATCGGCACCAACCAGGTCGACCTGGGTGCGGCCCGCGAGCGCGGTATCGCCGTGTTCAACGCCCCGTACTCCAACACTCGCTCCGTTGCCGAGCTGGTACTGGCCGAAGCGATCCTGCTGCTGCGCGGTATCCCTGAGAAGAACGCTTCCTGCCACCGTGGCGGCTGGATCAAGAGCGCGGCCAACTCCTTCGAAATCCGCGGCAAGAAGCTGGGCATCGTCGGCTACGGTTCGATCGGTACTCAACTGTCGGTCCTGGCTGAAGGCCTGGGCATGCAGGTGTACTTCTACGACACCGTGACCAAGCTGCCACTGGGTAACGCCACCCAGGTCGGCAACCTGCACGAGCTGTTGGGTATGTCCGACATCGTGACCCTGCACGTTCCGGAAACCGCTGCGACCCAGTGGATGATCGGCGAGAAGGAAATCCGCGCCATCAAGAAGGGCGGCATCCTGATCAACGCCGCACGCGGCACCGTGGTCGAGCTGGACCACCTGGCCGCCGCGATCAAGGACAAGCACCTGATCGGCGCAGCCATCGACGTATTCCCGGTGGAGCCGCGCTCCAACGACGAAGAGTTCGAGAGCCCGCTGCGTGGCCTGGACAACGTGATCCTGACCCCGCACATCGGTGGTTCCACGGCCGAGGCGCAAGCCAACATCGGTCTGGAAGTGGCCGAGAAACTAGTCAAGTACAGCGACAACGGTACCTCGGTATCGTCCGTGAACTTCCCGGAAGTGGCCCTGCCGGCTCACCCTGGCAAGCACCGCCTGTTGCACATCCACGAAAACATTCCGGGTGTGATGAGCGAGATCAACAAGGTCTTCGCCGAAAACGGCATCAACATTTCCGGTCAGTTCCTGCAGACCAACGAGAAAGTCGGCTACGTGGTTATTGACGTAGACGCCGAATACTCGGAACTGGCGCAAGAGAAGCTGCAACACGTAAACGGTACTATCCGTAGCCGCGTGTTGTTCTAA
- a CDS encoding FAD-binding oxidoreductase, with amino-acid sequence MTNPALIEELKTLVEPGKVLTDADSLNAYGKDWTKHFAPAPTAIVFPKTTEQVQAIVVWANKHKVALVPSGGRTGLSAAAVAANGEVVVSFDYMNQILDVNLTDRTAVCQPGVVTKQLQNVAEEKGLYYPVDFASSGSSQIGGNIGTNAGGIKVIRYGMTRNWVAGMKVVTGKGDVLELNRDLIKNATGYDMRQLFIGAEGTLGFVVEATMRLDRAPKNLTAMVLGTADFDSIMPVLHAFQSKLDLTAFEFFSDKALAKVMGRGDVPAPFESDCPFYALLEFEATTEEVANHALETFEHCVEQGWVLDGVMSQSETQLQNLWKLREYISETISHWTPYKNDISVTVSKVPAFLKEIDAIVGEHYPDFEIVWFGHIGDGNLHLNILKPDNLSKDEFFAKCATVNKWVFETVEKYNGSISAEHGVGMTKRDYLTYSRSPVEIEYMKAVKAVFDPNGIMNPGKIFAV; translated from the coding sequence ATGACCAATCCTGCCCTGATTGAAGAGCTGAAGACCCTGGTTGAGCCTGGCAAGGTGCTGACCGATGCCGACTCCCTGAATGCTTACGGTAAGGATTGGACCAAGCATTTCGCCCCGGCCCCGACCGCCATCGTGTTCCCCAAGACTACCGAGCAGGTCCAGGCCATTGTCGTGTGGGCCAATAAACACAAGGTGGCGCTGGTGCCATCCGGCGGTCGCACCGGTCTTTCCGCCGCGGCCGTGGCCGCCAATGGCGAAGTGGTCGTGTCCTTCGACTACATGAACCAGATCCTCGACGTGAACCTCACCGACCGCACCGCCGTTTGTCAGCCGGGGGTGGTCACCAAGCAATTGCAGAACGTCGCCGAAGAAAAAGGCCTGTACTACCCGGTGGACTTCGCTTCGTCCGGTTCGAGCCAGATTGGCGGCAATATCGGCACCAATGCCGGCGGGATCAAGGTCATTCGCTACGGCATGACCCGTAACTGGGTTGCCGGCATGAAAGTCGTCACCGGCAAGGGCGACGTACTGGAACTGAACCGCGACCTGATCAAGAACGCCACCGGCTACGACATGCGTCAGTTGTTCATCGGCGCCGAAGGCACCCTCGGTTTTGTCGTTGAAGCAACCATGCGCCTCGACCGCGCACCGAAAAACCTCACTGCCATGGTGCTCGGTACGGCCGATTTCGACTCGATCATGCCGGTACTGCACGCTTTCCAGAGCAAGCTCGACCTGACTGCCTTCGAATTTTTCTCCGACAAAGCCCTGGCCAAGGTCATGGGGCGCGGCGACGTGCCGGCGCCGTTCGAATCCGACTGCCCGTTCTACGCGCTGCTGGAATTCGAAGCGACCACCGAAGAAGTGGCCAACCACGCCCTGGAAACCTTCGAGCACTGCGTCGAGCAGGGTTGGGTCTTGGACGGCGTGATGAGCCAGAGCGAAACCCAGTTGCAGAACCTGTGGAAGCTGCGCGAGTACATCTCCGAGACCATTTCCCACTGGACGCCGTACAAAAACGACATTTCGGTCACCGTGTCGAAAGTGCCGGCATTCCTGAAGGAAATCGATGCGATCGTCGGCGAACACTATCCGGATTTCGAAATCGTCTGGTTCGGCCACATCGGCGACGGCAACCTGCACTTGAACATCCTCAAGCCGGATAACCTGAGCAAGGACGAGTTCTTCGCCAAGTGCGCCACCGTCAACAAGTGGGTGTTCGAAACCGTCGAGAAGTACAACGGTTCGATTTCCGCTGAACACGGCGTGGGCATGACCAAGCGTGATTACTTGACCTACAGCCGCTCGCCGGTTGAGATCGAGTACATGAAAGCCGTCAAAGCGGTCTTCGACCCGAACGGCATCATGAACCCGGGCAAGATTTTCGCTGTTTGA
- a CDS encoding fumarylacetoacetate hydrolase family protein: protein MSYQHQYVDGTRIHFPLGKVVCIGRNYAEHAKELDNPVPTEPLLFIKPGSCVVPLEGGFSIPTERGSVHYEAEIAVLIGKPLSTKPSREEVLDAISGFAPALDLTLRDKQAELKSKGLPWEIAKSFDGAAVIAPFVSGSTFADLTDIGIRLTINGEVRQDGNSSVMLNPIVPMIQHMAGCFSLQAGDVILTGTPVGVGPLNVGDEIVLELPGASSFTSSVR from the coding sequence ATGAGCTATCAGCACCAGTATGTCGACGGTACGCGCATTCACTTCCCGCTGGGGAAAGTCGTGTGCATCGGCCGTAACTACGCCGAACACGCCAAGGAACTGGACAATCCGGTGCCTACCGAGCCGCTGCTGTTCATCAAGCCGGGCAGTTGTGTGGTGCCGCTGGAAGGTGGTTTCAGCATTCCAACCGAGCGCGGCTCGGTGCATTACGAAGCGGAAATCGCGGTACTGATCGGCAAACCTTTGTCGACCAAGCCGAGCCGTGAAGAAGTGCTGGACGCCATCTCCGGTTTCGCCCCGGCCCTGGACCTGACCCTGCGCGACAAGCAGGCCGAGCTGAAATCCAAAGGACTGCCCTGGGAAATCGCCAAGTCCTTCGACGGTGCGGCGGTGATTGCTCCGTTCGTGTCCGGCAGCACTTTTGCTGACCTGACCGACATCGGCATTCGCCTGACCATCAACGGCGAAGTGCGCCAGGATGGTAACAGCAGCGTCATGCTCAACCCGATCGTGCCGATGATCCAGCACATGGCTGGCTGCTTCTCGTTGCAGGCCGGTGACGTGATTCTCACCGGTACGCCAGTCGGCGTTGGCCCGCTGAACGTTGGTGATGAGATCGTCCTGGAACTGCCTGGCGCCAGCAGCTTCACCAGCAGCGTCCGCTGA
- a CDS encoding SdiA-regulated domain-containing protein, producing the protein MVTPPLSTLKPGRRSRFALRWYTWLFLAVAAAYGLAFAMHWDDRGVLWVKERFESPAERQESVWLPDYQVVIDAKPLTGMEKDEASDIAYDPQTKTLFSVMGKNPFLAELSLQGDVLRKMPLVGWSNPEGVTVLGNGLLAIVDEREHFLSIVKVDADTRELNIANFPKYDLGPSKDQNKAFEAITYDPRNQRLLLGEERPPALFTWKSDGSQTLTGDKQKLASDELDIRNLSALAIDPRTGHTLVLSADSHLLLELDENGEQVSFMALLGGLNGLKKTIPRAEGVTMDENGTLFFVSEPNLFYRFEKQK; encoded by the coding sequence ATGGTCACTCCACCGCTCTCCACGCTTAAACCTGGCCGTCGCTCGCGTTTCGCCTTGCGTTGGTACACCTGGCTATTTCTGGCGGTCGCCGCTGCGTACGGTCTCGCGTTTGCCATGCATTGGGATGACCGTGGCGTGCTCTGGGTCAAGGAGCGTTTCGAAAGCCCTGCCGAGCGTCAGGAGAGTGTCTGGTTGCCGGATTACCAAGTGGTGATCGACGCCAAGCCGTTAACAGGAATGGAAAAAGACGAAGCGTCGGACATTGCCTACGACCCTCAGACCAAGACCCTGTTTTCGGTCATGGGCAAAAATCCGTTCCTGGCGGAGTTGTCTTTGCAAGGCGATGTGTTGCGCAAAATGCCGCTGGTGGGCTGGAGCAATCCGGAAGGGGTGACCGTGCTGGGTAACGGTTTGCTGGCGATTGTCGATGAGCGCGAGCACTTTCTCTCGATCGTCAAAGTCGATGCCGATACCCGTGAGCTGAATATCGCCAACTTCCCTAAATACGATCTCGGCCCGTCGAAAGACCAGAACAAAGCTTTCGAAGCGATCACCTACGATCCACGCAACCAGCGCCTGCTGCTGGGTGAAGAGCGTCCACCTGCGCTGTTCACCTGGAAAAGTGACGGCAGCCAAACGCTAACCGGCGACAAGCAAAAACTTGCCAGCGACGAGCTGGATATCCGCAACCTCTCAGCCTTGGCCATCGATCCCCGGACCGGGCACACCCTGGTGTTGTCCGCCGACTCGCACCTGTTGCTGGAGCTGGACGAAAATGGCGAGCAGGTCAGTTTCATGGCCCTGCTCGGTGGCTTGAATGGCCTGAAAAAGACCATCCCCCGCGCCGAAGGCGTGACCATGGATGAAAACGGTACGTTGTTCTTCGTGAGTGAGCCGAACCTGTTTTACCGTTTCGAAAAACAGAAATAA
- a CDS encoding SdiA-regulated domain-containing protein: MRRLARPKPLMLIFAVIALIVLIAIGQYLRLFERAWFNLHTLWQPMSTQSIGLDQYQVTVEAQVIEGLDDDVSALTYDPVRKSLFTVTNQNSELIELSLDGKILRRIALVGFGDPEAVEFISADTYVITDERQQRLIKIHLEHDTTFLDAADAEQMTLGVHMSGNKGFEGLAYDSVGKRLFVAKERDPMLIYEVHGFPHFNPEKSYAVHVINNPKRDAGMFVRDLSSLQYDERSGHLMALSDESRLILELDVDGRPLSTMSLNKGRQGLQKTVPQAEGIAMDDDGTMYLVSEPNLFYVFKKPSQP; encoded by the coding sequence ATGCGTCGACTTGCCCGTCCCAAACCCCTGATGCTCATCTTTGCGGTGATTGCCTTGATCGTGTTGATCGCGATCGGCCAATACTTGCGTCTGTTCGAGCGAGCCTGGTTCAACCTGCATACACTTTGGCAGCCGATGAGCACTCAGTCCATTGGCCTGGACCAGTATCAGGTCACCGTGGAGGCTCAAGTTATCGAAGGTCTGGATGACGATGTTTCAGCGCTGACCTACGACCCGGTCCGCAAAAGCCTGTTCACCGTCACCAATCAAAATTCCGAGCTGATCGAACTGTCCCTCGACGGCAAGATCTTGCGCCGAATCGCCCTGGTCGGTTTCGGCGATCCTGAAGCTGTTGAATTCATCAGTGCCGACACCTACGTCATCACGGATGAACGCCAGCAGCGCCTGATCAAGATTCATCTTGAGCATGACACCACGTTCCTCGATGCGGCGGATGCTGAACAGATGACGCTCGGTGTGCACATGAGTGGCAATAAGGGTTTTGAGGGATTGGCTTACGACTCGGTGGGCAAGCGCCTGTTCGTCGCCAAGGAGCGCGACCCGATGTTGATCTACGAAGTGCACGGTTTTCCGCATTTCAATCCGGAAAAATCCTACGCGGTCCACGTGATCAACAACCCCAAGCGTGATGCCGGGATGTTCGTCCGTGATCTGTCGAGCCTGCAATACGACGAACGTAGCGGCCATTTGATGGCGCTGTCCGACGAATCGCGGTTGATCCTGGAGCTGGATGTAGACGGGCGACCGTTGAGTACCATGTCGCTGAACAAGGGGCGGCAAGGATTGCAAAAGACCGTGCCGCAAGCGGAAGGCATCGCCATGGATGACGATGGAACGATGTACCTGGTGAGCGAGCCGAATCTGTTTTACGTCTTCAAAAAACCATCACAACCCTAA
- the rpiA gene encoding ribose-5-phosphate isomerase RpiA gives MTQDQLKQAVAQAAVDFILPKLDDKSIVGVGTGSTANCFIDALAQHKGAFDGAVASSEATAARLKGHGIPVYELNTVSDLEFYVDGADESDEHLNLIKGGGAALTREKIVAAVAKTFICIADASKLVPVLGAFPLPVEVIPMARSHVARQLVKLGGDPVYREGVLTDNGNIILDVFNLQITNPVELETQINAIVGVVTNGLFAARPADLLLLGTSEGVKTLRAE, from the coding sequence ATGACCCAGGATCAACTCAAACAGGCAGTGGCTCAGGCCGCCGTCGACTTCATCCTCCCGAAACTCGACGACAAGAGCATCGTCGGTGTCGGCACCGGCTCCACCGCCAACTGCTTCATCGACGCCCTGGCGCAGCACAAGGGTGCGTTCGATGGCGCGGTCGCCAGCTCCGAAGCCACCGCCGCGCGTCTCAAGGGCCACGGCATTCCGGTGTACGAACTGAATACCGTCAGCGACCTGGAGTTCTACGTCGATGGCGCCGATGAAAGTGACGAGCACCTGAACCTGATCAAGGGCGGCGGCGCAGCCTTGACCCGCGAGAAGATTGTTGCGGCCGTAGCCAAGACCTTCATCTGCATCGCCGACGCCAGCAAACTGGTGCCGGTCCTCGGTGCATTCCCGCTGCCGGTGGAAGTGATCCCGATGGCCCGCAGCCACGTGGCTCGCCAACTGGTGAAGCTCGGCGGCGACCCGGTCTACCGCGAAGGTGTACTGACCGACAACGGCAACATCATCCTCGACGTGTTCAACCTGCAGATCACCAACCCGGTGGAGCTGGAGACGCAGATCAATGCGATCGTCGGCGTGGTCACCAATGGTTTGTTCGCGGCACGTCCGGCGGATTTGTTGTTGCTGGGGACCAGTGAAGGCGTGAAGACCCTGCGCGCCGAGTAA